One segment of Acropora muricata isolate sample 2 chromosome 8, ASM3666990v1, whole genome shotgun sequence DNA contains the following:
- the LOC136924813 gene encoding uncharacterized protein isoform X2: protein MLFHKHLGFSAVKQSKIMSKRFHLTLWLFLVCGSAAFSQNCPTEAVRIKCDAAAHEGIQSIDWEVLVSPSWLHLSTCRTQGSLECTVMAAKPPGIEVLTVENDTLVIRRTSLRASFQDMKFKCIVRQIKGTLRLLGTVVPVDLSVECIWSHVDAVVNLTNHFMKILPRKTVDKVVLFDSSKVNAIRIGVCRLQLHLGCQCTLSKRVKRSALAYRLQERQRSILFSPVRDSDEGLGMRVKVHFTDNSRRNLTLRIRLKPKEAKTTSSLPTSTQAKTTGNIPEKMDSKNAQAAIKLATEKGVGKSTEDGTDSKRGQNTVKLRRTRELVAQILRMSRELNHLVNAARNVSSAVKTN from the exons ATgctctttcacaagcatcttgGATTTAGTGCCGTGAAGCAGTCAAAGATAATGTCCAAAAGATTTCACCTAACTTTGTGGTTATTTTTGGTGTGTG GGTCGGCAGCATTCTCTCAGAATTGCCCAACTGAGGCTGTTAGAATAAAATGTGATGCCGCTGCTCACGAAGGAATTCAAAGTATCGACTGGGAAGTGCTTGTCAGCCCCTCATGGCTCCACCTATCGACCTGTAGAACTCAAGGAAGTCTGGAGTGCACGGTGATGGCAGCAAAACCACCTGGCATTGAGGTCTTAACCGTCGAAAATGATACACTGGTCATTAGGCGCACATCACTGAGGGCATCATTTCAAGATATGAAATTTAAGTGTATTGTGAGGCAAATTAAAGGGACACTACGTCTGCTCGGCACAGTAGTCCCGGTCGATCTCTCCGTGGAAT GCATTTGGAGCCACGTTGATGCTGTTGTGAACCTAACGAATCATTTCATGAAGATTCTGCCGCGGAAAACAGTCGATAAAGTTGTACTATTTGACAGTTCCAAGGTCAATGCAATACGCATTGGTGTTTGTCGTTTGCAATTGCATCTCGGCTGTCAGTGTACTCTCAGTAAAAGAGTTAAAAGATCTGCTCTTGCCTATCGACTGCAAGAGAGACAACGCTCCATTCTCTTCTCACCAGTACGAGACAGTGATGAAGGACTTGGAATGAGAGTGAAAGTGCACTTCACTGATAACAGCAGAAGAAATTTGACTTTAAGAATTCGTTTGAAACCCAAAGAAG CAAAGACAACCTCATCGCTGCCTACTTCCACCCAAGCTAAAACAACG GGGAATATCCCTGAGAAAATGGACTCAAAAAACGCTCAGGCTGCTATTAAATTAGCTACAGAGAAAGGGGTTGGGAAAAGCACAGAAGACGGAACGGACAGCAAAAGAGGCCAAAACACAGTGAAGTTGCGTAGGACGAGAGAACTCGTTGCTCAAATTCTCAGGATGTCGCGTGAATTGAATCATCTGGTAAATGCGGCGCGCAATGTATCGTCTGCAGTCAAAACCAATTAA
- the LOC136926409 gene encoding uncharacterized protein — protein MPRRNRILLEQRERIVRAFEDTNEDYLMVADTIGVNRSTARSIVARYIREGRIAERPRGGANNVRVDDEMKDCLNDILNDNCMLTLAQINQELRRRLPRKPRIHDRTVARTLDGMLFRFKIARRQPAERNRPDVIQKRHDYANWFMGQAIVSHTVFVGECGYNIWTARSQGRAIRGERAYRQVCGQRGRNLTVALAISATAGLVFHSAIIGGMNAQKFADFLTQTRLHLDPDEQVVFIYDGAPAHHNPGNPGPNTELKKLPPYSPFLNIVEQAISSLKAAIKADISRPEIQREMNNRDEARRQGIPLGHYRTQLLMEALQRNIGTMTVAKCTQWFCFMQTYLPRCINKEVIQG, from the coding sequence ATGCCACgacgaaatcgtattttgctTGAGCAGAGAGAAAGGATTGTCAGGGCATTTGAAGATACGAACGAAGATTATCTGATGGTAGCAGATACCATTGGTGTAAACAGGTCAACTGCTAGAAGCATCGTAGCAAGGTATATACGAGAAGGTCGAATCGCTGAAAGACCACGTGGAGGTGCCAACAATGTTCGTGTTGACGATGAAATGAAAGACTGCCTGAACGACATTTTGAACGACAACTGTATGTTAACTTTGGCACAAATAAACCAAGAGCTAAGAAGACGCCTTCCGCGAAAGCCTAGAATTCATGATCGTACTGTGGCAAGAACTCTAGATGGAATGCTATTTCGTTTTAAAATTGCTAGACGTCAACCTGCAGAACGGAACCGCCCAGATGTGATACAGAAACGTCATGACTACGCCAACTGGTTCATGGGCCAAGCTATCGTAAGCCACACAGTTTTCGTCGGCGAATGTGGTTACAACATATGGACAGCTAGAAGCCAGGGCAGAGCGATACGAGGAGAAAGAGCATACAGGCAAGTCTGTGggcaaagaggaagaaatctGACTGTCGCACTCGCCATTTCTGCAACTGCTGGCCTTGTTTTTCACTCTGCGATAATAGGAGGGATGAATGCTCAAAAGTTTGCAGACTTCTTGACCCAAACAAGACTTCATCTTGATCCGGATgaacaagttgttttcatctaCGACGGCGCACCAGCTCACCATAACCCAGGCAATCCTGGGCCCAACACCGAGCTTAAGAAGTTGCCCCCTTATAGTCCATTTTTAAATATCGTGGAGCAGGCCATAAGCTCATTAAAAGCTGCCATAAAAGCCGACATAAGCCGCCCCGAGatacagagagaaatgaacaacAGAGATGAAGCAAGACGACAAGGTATTCCACTTGGACATTACCGGACGCAGTTATTGATGGAAGCACTTCAACGTAACATTGGAACCATGACTGTAGCAAAATGTACGCAATGGTTTTGCTTTATGCAAACATATTTGCCACGTTGTATCAATAAAGAAGTAATACAAGGATAA
- the LOC136926239 gene encoding uncharacterized protein, which translates to MLLQKHLGFSAVKKSKIMSKRFYLTLWLFLVCGSAAVSQNCPNEAVRIKCDAAAQGVTDLKSVDWRVRFNHRSTAGQWLTLVICNTERGLNCLVTPNPEKPQGIKVLRIETDTLVIKRTSLEASFQDMEFICIVRQSTSLSTPSRVVPIDLSVECIWSHVDAVVNLTNHFMKILPLSTVDKIVLFDSSKANAIRIGVCHLHLGCKCNLSKRADQRSALADRLQERQCSILFSPVRDSDEGLGMRVKVHFTDSNRRNLTLRIRLKPKEVAKTTSSLPTSTQAKKKGNIHEKMDLKNSQVAVKLATEKRVGKSTEGGTDSKRGQKAEKLHRTRELVAQILRMSRELNHLVNAAGNVSSAVKAN; encoded by the exons ATGCTCCTTCAAAAGCATCTTGGATTTAGTGCCGTAAAGAAGTCAAAGATAATGTCCAAAAGATTTTACCTGACTTTATGGTTATTTTTGGTGTGTG GGTCGGCAGCAGTCTCTCAGAATTGCCCAAATGAAGCTGTAAGAATAAAATGTGACGCCGCCGCTCAAGGAGTGACTGACCTTAAAAGTGTCGACTGGCGAGTGCGTTTCAACCACAGGTCAACTGCTGGTCAATGGCTCACGCTAGTGATCTGTAACACTGAACGAGGTCTAAACTGCCTTGTGACACCAAATCCGGAAAAACCACAAGGCATTAAGGTCTTACGCATCGAAACTGATACACTGGTCATTAAGCGCACATCGTTGGAAGCATCATTTCAGGATATGGAGTTTATATGTATTGTGAGGCAATCTACAAGTCTATCTACCCCTAGCAGAGTAGTCCCGATCGATCTCTCCGTGGAGT GCATTTGGAGCCACGTTGATGCTGTTGTAAACCTAACAAACCATTTCATGAAGATTCTGCCTTTGAGCACGGTCGATAAAATCGTATTATTTGACAGTTCCAAGGCCAATGCAATACGCATTGGTGTTTGTCATTTGCATCTCGGCTGTAAGTGTAATCTCAGCAAAAGAGCTGATCAAAGATCTGCTCTTGCCGATCGACTGCAAGAGAGACAATGCTCCATTCTCTTCTCACCAGTACGAGACAGTGACGAAGGACTTGGGATGAGAGTGAAAGTGCACTTCACTGATTCCAACAGAAGAAATTTGACTTTGAGGATTCGTTTGAAACCCAAAGAAG TGGCAAAGACGACCTCGTCGCTACCTACTTCTACCCAAGCTAAAAAGAAG GGGAATATCCATGAGAAAATGGACTTAAAAAACTCTCAGGTCGCTGTTAAATTAGCTACGGAGAAGAGGGTTGGGAAAAGCACAGAAGGCGGAACGGACAGCAAAAGAGGCCAAAAGGCAGAAAAGTTGCATAGGACGAGAGAACTCGTTGCTCAAATTCTCAGGATGTCGCGAGAATTGAATCATCTGGTGAATGCGGCGGGAAATGTATCGTCTGCAGTCAAAGCCAATTAA
- the LOC136924813 gene encoding uncharacterized protein isoform X1, giving the protein MLFHKHLGFSAVKQSKIMSKRFHLTLWLFLVCGSAAFSQNCPTEAVRIKCDAAAHEGIQSIDWEVLVSPSWLHLSTCRTQGSLECTVMAAKPPGIEVLTVENDTLVIRRTSLRASFQDMKFKCIVRQIKGTLRLLGTVVPVDLSVECIWSHVDAVVNLTNHFMKILPRKTVDKVVLFDSSKVNAIRIGVCRLQLHLGCQCTLSKRVKRSALAYRLQERQRSILFSPVRDSDEGLGMRVKVHFTDNSRRNLTLRIRLKPKEVAKTTSSLPTSTQAKTTGNIPEKMDSKNAQAAIKLATEKGVGKSTEDGTDSKRGQNTVKLRRTRELVAQILRMSRELNHLVNAARNVSSAVKTN; this is encoded by the exons ATgctctttcacaagcatcttgGATTTAGTGCCGTGAAGCAGTCAAAGATAATGTCCAAAAGATTTCACCTAACTTTGTGGTTATTTTTGGTGTGTG GGTCGGCAGCATTCTCTCAGAATTGCCCAACTGAGGCTGTTAGAATAAAATGTGATGCCGCTGCTCACGAAGGAATTCAAAGTATCGACTGGGAAGTGCTTGTCAGCCCCTCATGGCTCCACCTATCGACCTGTAGAACTCAAGGAAGTCTGGAGTGCACGGTGATGGCAGCAAAACCACCTGGCATTGAGGTCTTAACCGTCGAAAATGATACACTGGTCATTAGGCGCACATCACTGAGGGCATCATTTCAAGATATGAAATTTAAGTGTATTGTGAGGCAAATTAAAGGGACACTACGTCTGCTCGGCACAGTAGTCCCGGTCGATCTCTCCGTGGAAT GCATTTGGAGCCACGTTGATGCTGTTGTGAACCTAACGAATCATTTCATGAAGATTCTGCCGCGGAAAACAGTCGATAAAGTTGTACTATTTGACAGTTCCAAGGTCAATGCAATACGCATTGGTGTTTGTCGTTTGCAATTGCATCTCGGCTGTCAGTGTACTCTCAGTAAAAGAGTTAAAAGATCTGCTCTTGCCTATCGACTGCAAGAGAGACAACGCTCCATTCTCTTCTCACCAGTACGAGACAGTGATGAAGGACTTGGAATGAGAGTGAAAGTGCACTTCACTGATAACAGCAGAAGAAATTTGACTTTAAGAATTCGTTTGAAACCCAAAGAAG TAGCAAAGACAACCTCATCGCTGCCTACTTCCACCCAAGCTAAAACAACG GGGAATATCCCTGAGAAAATGGACTCAAAAAACGCTCAGGCTGCTATTAAATTAGCTACAGAGAAAGGGGTTGGGAAAAGCACAGAAGACGGAACGGACAGCAAAAGAGGCCAAAACACAGTGAAGTTGCGTAGGACGAGAGAACTCGTTGCTCAAATTCTCAGGATGTCGCGTGAATTGAATCATCTGGTAAATGCGGCGCGCAATGTATCGTCTGCAGTCAAAACCAATTAA
- the LOC136926058 gene encoding uncharacterized protein isoform X1, protein MAYVLSSKRKFEVVFACVAPFHPDGTLQWDQSLSPGSCSKRSEIRKESEEDKVKLLDMCSTSEANKELITRRIQYFLNRELSYLPEFGKISRIDGIVNGEPTVTVRPNAAQQFQRNKQAGGGAYITATVQVEVPREHKEAVQDRIRTSLKECENGELMSIDIEN, encoded by the exons ATGGCTTACGTGCTATCAAGCAAAAGGAAATTTGAGGTAG TGTTTGCATGTGTGGCTCCATTCCATCCAGATGGAACTTTGCAATGGGACCAAAGTCTTTCTCCAGG TTCATGTTCCAAAAGAAGTGAAATTAGGAAGGAAAGTGAAGAGGATAAGGTAAAGCTTTTGGACATGTGCTCTACTTCAGAGGCCAACAAGGAATTGATTACCAGAAG AATTCAGTATTTTTTAAACAGGGAGTTATCCTACCTTCCGGAGTTTGGCAAGATATCGCGGATTGATGG GATTGTGAACGGAGAACCGACGGTTACTGTTCGTCCCAACGCAGCTCAACAGTTCCAAAGAAATAAACAGGCTGGCGGAGGGGCCTACATCACAGCAACCGTTCAAGTTGAAGTTCCACGCGAGCACAAAGAAGCTGTCCAAGATAGAATACGCACGTCCTTAAAGGAGTGCGAGAATGGAGAGCTGATGTCAATCGATATCGAAAATTAG
- the LOC136926058 gene encoding uncharacterized protein isoform X2, with translation MAYVLSSKRKFEVDGTLQWDQSLSPGSCSKRSEIRKESEEDKVKLLDMCSTSEANKELITRRIQYFLNRELSYLPEFGKISRIDGIVNGEPTVTVRPNAAQQFQRNKQAGGGAYITATVQVEVPREHKEAVQDRIRTSLKECENGELMSIDIEN, from the exons ATGGCTTACGTGCTATCAAGCAAAAGGAAATTTGAGGTAG ATGGAACTTTGCAATGGGACCAAAGTCTTTCTCCAGG TTCATGTTCCAAAAGAAGTGAAATTAGGAAGGAAAGTGAAGAGGATAAGGTAAAGCTTTTGGACATGTGCTCTACTTCAGAGGCCAACAAGGAATTGATTACCAGAAG AATTCAGTATTTTTTAAACAGGGAGTTATCCTACCTTCCGGAGTTTGGCAAGATATCGCGGATTGATGG GATTGTGAACGGAGAACCGACGGTTACTGTTCGTCCCAACGCAGCTCAACAGTTCCAAAGAAATAAACAGGCTGGCGGAGGGGCCTACATCACAGCAACCGTTCAAGTTGAAGTTCCACGCGAGCACAAAGAAGCTGTCCAAGATAGAATACGCACGTCCTTAAAGGAGTGCGAGAATGGAGAGCTGATGTCAATCGATATCGAAAATTAG